Within Rothia sp. ZJ932, the genomic segment GCGCCCCGGTCCGCCGTCGCCGTCCTGCCAGTGAGTTTCAAGATAACCTGCCTCCTCGAGCTTGGCTAAAGCTGGGTACAAGGTAGCGCCTTTAATCGGCTCAAACCCCCGCCCGATAAGTGCTTTGCCCAGGGCATAGCCGTGCGTGGCACCCCCCTTAATTTCCTGGAGGAGCAGCAAGGGAAGAACGGCGCGCTGCCAGGTGGCAAAATCTTTAGAACTCATCATCAGCCGCCTTGGCAAGAGCTGCATCGCGTTTGGTTCTATCGCGGCGATAACCAGTTATGAAGGTGACAATAGCAAGTATCGCAACGCCGACTGCCCAGTAGAAGGCAAGACCAGACCACTCTGCACGCGCAGCCATAGAGTAGCAGATAGCAAGCAGGGCAAAGGCGGAAATGGCGCGGGCAATAATCCAAGATATAAAGCGACGGGTAATGCTACGGGTGCCCTTACCTGCCATTTTTTCGGCGTAAGCAGCCGGATCACCAAATTCTTCGCCGGGGTCAGAAGCAGATTCAGCGACATGAGCGCGGGCTTCCTCTACCAGAGCGCGGGCTTCTGCCTTGGAGTAAAGATGCTGCCCACGCAGGGCACCTTCATAGCGAACAAACCAATCGCGGGAATCCACAGGTGTTGCAAGTAGCGAGGGTGCAGAGAATACGAACCAGCCGCTAACTACCAGGAGCAGAAGGTTGATGCCCAAGGCAAGCAGGGTGGGAATCTGCCAGCTATTGTCGGTATCAAAGGCCCAAATTCCGATGGTGAAACACGTTGCAGCCAGTAAAGCAATACCGGCAAGGACGCTTGCCACGGCCGCCCCCATCATGCCGCGCTTGAAGTAGTTAAAACCTGTCATACCTGCGGTGTAAGAGATGATGAGCATCAGCACTATAAAGACGAGATTATCTGCTTGCTTAACCATCCAGTTTTCGGAGGCAAACAGAATAATGACTAGTGAGAGGATAAAGGCAATAAAGCATCCCGTAGCCATTGAAGAGGCGGTTGTTTCAACGCGGTTTTCGGT encodes:
- a CDS encoding PadR family transcriptional regulator; the protein is MMSSKDFATWQRAVLPLLLLQEIKGGATHGYALGKALIGRGFEPIKGATLYPALAKLEEAGYLETHWQDGDGGPGRKMYAITAEGEQRLAQLETSWKQFVEQVALLPADVCGALILRDGY